A genomic region of Venturia canescens isolate UGA chromosome 7, ASM1945775v1, whole genome shotgun sequence contains the following coding sequences:
- the nonC gene encoding serine/threonine-protein kinase SMG1 isoform X1: MNSCANVNNGTKLRGTKSSELQDDSTTGYLREIDLEKNDKADKLVRKELDSDSIDLGTQRGTLVICQRNSGDHSSTRYKPRSTGSTRNESRMARGGTGSSNEHGRSGTRGRAFKKSSAADRDANTETGYHAAARGKLQESLKNQDNCQSRCYDDKRINEDSRITKLLRRLCREDDYEHFLGLCKQIQESALATENQRSIRRNLELICESLFDLLRTGPGIDAKQQVAKCLANIAYVTDQDFKRYTEWIFNKYSSERKDEVKCLLMKSLVETLKLNSETPKLKDFSVTIMSRLQSTLENVDRPDLLISTVDAILLVIDSYPETFSNHFRDSVDILVGWHIDYTQPKAIVSYASRSLQRLRNFWIADLPFTLTLLGQFLEDMESYDEELCLPGSGRSSPGEDSSPGPRECILRIASLISVFNTVTKSVAEHLNPSLTPIVQWSFLTDCLQKMLRTVVKAIELNEKEASHESVSNNHVESSQRSTESLTECMRSMNLSQKNIDTLLKAVSENNELNEEHLFRMLKSLNISKKGERKNSRIVVEGKDILVKDKERYLVNLLKSVDSKRRNNERNLDLSQEKEELIIVSNECAYLLLGYLQSRVPKNHHLLYKFIDLQLEKVDIFTDGTVVSTLTTIAKVIREVSANLPLDIVHKLLGQNSVILKLRFVNSIAIQNASLDVYHSLLGLKNIPLLQEAYRYVLADFEIAYKVIVHDADELVTDNPLTDVTYHKSDAQTVVVFLLRALTDLANASNSIIGMWALKPSILELLAVKLRPYDRALSAASPLLQYSILYLLYAHCSRYNHFVRSSCLITGTNTCRPIDIFPGALDVPTTSPTSGHLSIILDLIATAFETKLEERTISLLSKWMREVCIQAESYLGILSKTEELRAIVASLLKRGSSTNPTVSLAVCDNLEILINDDRVIWPEHVYTGIVKLAMLNLTSYHESVRTKYGQLLTNVPINIVISLLNKQCLRSETKRLRTIERYSIESLIIAERLHMRGSNNNTTTRIGEMQGQHLKSYMAFLLQDYDFTSSDLSEIFTLCWPTVSSFETVVRMRELGLTNRSFLYFWSGMEAAHHCVINKLRTPLGKPQETFTTIEGALKALARETQGTTRNEDTRAVERNSDNDFHEHTRVRMLVEFWEHLERSIHNASEGCAVALLPLPKPVRTFFHTNKSTCKEWLNRVRLALCVVALYAGLSTSALRNAQRFLESLCNAELTQGVEFERTVMCTATALVKLGETEALQGLYVWTKEKERKFDWLKAAVEEAAGRYEAASEHYERIIESINLSNEEKSPEEVGKSMKVEIIAFAMEHLTSCYRATCDWDALEVCKTREIEILKDERNIGLHKYISKNLTAEQARSLKKFHNRESVSLEELSDWSLLEDKNTGNWSTTRTMVECSNTLTNIAMRLVAGENKKDVFTVDINRCRKIAAMVMEEGLRNAPSEHLTDAILVQYASRCLTDIISESSKPFNVFQLSMEDNMNHSPYNPDCKALSEILWWSDYYTHMTSDTTSDERVESLRLDMIKSARKTGNFKLASRQIVKYFRLNQESLGGLALSENSTLDDIKSLIIDNRVHAKWTINSMRAFRQISKLLYSMDKLDDALKISSATALGISESIVNGEQSSSDVRETGTRLLLTLSEWIQPNVAIDDNEQLNDLLRFEAQHNDGLMDKLFGQTIELIPRSDMIIGKLIQLGVNQCPELSVAWSSFAGWCYKWGHKIVDDSKAGQLTDADRANIHALLPHDIRESDTIAILSILSQNNSMPEDETVMDKYNLANTSEMIEKQLRNVGALSRASSQHLSLLVDIWRQAQKRIYSYYELSANAYFKYLQLANSDSNDCASITATLRLLRLVVKHAQELQNVLESGLSTTPTTPWKEIIPQLFSRLSHPESYVRTRVSDLLCRIARNTPHLIIFPAVVGVFVEPRRAYNNNETKSTAILNADDEEEEGVEDNDYDEENNDEDDDHEDKEKDDLPQEHQDPDVLMIDELPTENDDIEEESVENLNSVMMNNSRDSCPHHLGDEERSCMEACFAQLNDCLESSIEDSVTMVKVLVKELRRITLLWDELWLATFCQHHREIANRFEQLELEVEKVQNNMMLSQEEKDKLIAEKHRIILTPVIFILENLVAVTSGPAETPHEAMFLKKFGPCIEDVIQRLKSPKNPSRPRLTFAPLKQLEAKLAQKVNKRGFYTLSMADISPILANMRDTGIAMPGVSRIDKKIVTIRSVDNNVQILPTKTKPKKLVFHGSDGHVYTYLFKGLEDLHLDERIMQFLSICNTMISKSNDSRKVYRARHYSVIPLGPRSGLIQWVDGVTPLFTLYKRWLQRESAMTNSKGGQSSVMGPSDLFYNKLAPHLKERGIPLENRKEWPLPVLKQVLSDLMAETPNDLLAKEIWCNSINSGNWWQATKNYSYSVAVMSIIGYIIGLGDRHLDNVLVDLNTGEVVHVDYNVCFEKGKILRVPEKVPFRMTPNIKHALGVTGVEGIFRMACEHTLLVMRRGRETLLTLLEAFVYDPLVDWRAGSENGIATYGGCQAKDRCTGIGIKQLEKELTRAMFAVRAAEIRAEWLSNRDRLAAILPLLSRELTGWLEATETSRQCQDLLQDRHQQLHLVKEAQAIGPSHALYSVKRRYSTFKRARDAHEKAKNDLKEKMEECEKQIAMHNIALTAVRGGQLSRWILEIGTPAATRDEHLVFDLVKEFLQNAGQNQSIVQCEQSENELIQLATQQSLLIRNCLDLLSQYSAICSLYPLTTMSQHRSVLYHTWADNLLNTGNLETCREIVARCEANMEQIMPNDPRSQQAIAFAYQMQAIMNDCNEKFKKHYERMVSEGLPDTVVRIEKAYVESRQQITNFLRREKGAERALECVNVTALCALNKRYLMMEGAAKCAGECLVDLTSREGDWFLDEMRLMSSLIVQLASLVPPNLENLSSIEKNNVIEPDIAINLSFKCLRSADAIYKGLQELNYNYQMIILPEALKTIVTEEPSVLRMINELDEIIVSTGLPLIDIVAQLEMHLRFTLMDMESPHAIVQTIVDAVRLRFEALLSRQADTQELNLDESLTPGQMLLMGFNGLFEKLQMEGNALVAMLSSLDIPPSWNKIDQIRDAKAMAAMVLNESARRVLDDMFLIKRLQTIQESFAMCRDIATAYKGGLANVYDDERLNKPVKTFTADYVSRQLLGITSQTLAIAICFLLQRMGLNVNTEIEQRDIGAESKVSIEELCRKMVDSCLKIGLFSGSVLGQASALSSALEGAWRRKQTARLLQQGVEVARSSLQRLQFQLTAHNWLHEDSLMVRSNLNPINPLNRSTFMLELRKTAATLSGLQSRVCEAREKQQNLVASVDQRLKWAAGANPALGEVMAAFDNAVLTSCEKLTRQHNLAAIVVNTCNSILHYEALRTRTSESISNDANFLKLTKQWEESCLLRVNLTTSVTLIEESLVELLQLENNVDGNWLRRGEIIISDAIVETNKLLQEKQAAQASSEDTLRERVSELQCIIMEHHWLMTDVRVLLRTMLKKESIAGLDEFLTDYRSFTEAISAVVKELESDNLDPSRVVEVREQLENVTSKVSTLYDRLLEFANEPATKTRRKAKKSSGTSGKGKKLIRQDTSVCLSPRKGIPLVRDRTTGKAVQERNVYALNVWRRVRGKLKGYDPNPLRMYTPAEQVEYVIREAQSFDNLALLYEGWTPWV, from the exons ATGAATAGCTGTGCAAATGTCAATAACGGTACGAAGCTACGAGGAACAAAGAGCTCGGAGCTTCAAGACGACTCGACGACCGGTTATTTGCGAGAAATTgatctggaaaaaaatgataaagctGATAAACTTGTAAGAAAAGAACTTGATTCGGATTCCATCGATTTGGGCACACAGCGAGGTACATTGGTCATATGCCAACGAAATTCTGGAGATCACAGCTCAACGCGTTACAAACCAAG GAGCACTGGAAGTACTAGAAATGAATCCCGAATGGCTCGAGGAGGAACTGGTAGCTCAAATGAGCATGGCCGAAGCGGGACAAGGGGtcgagctttcaaaaaatcatcagcAGCCGACCGAGATGCGAACACAGAGACTGGCTATCATGCTGCGGCAAGAGGCAAACTTCAAGAATCGTTGAAGAATCAAGATAACTGCCAGAGCAGATGTTACGACGACAAAAGAATAAATG AGGATTCTAGAATTACCAAGCTTCTCCGACGTCTATGTCGTGAGGACGACTACGAGCATTTTTTGGGACTCTGCAAGCAAATACAAGAAAGCGCTCTCGCAACTGAAAACCAAAGATCGATAAGACGAAATTTGGAACTCATTTGCGAAAGTTTGTTCGACTTGTTACGCACTGGACCTGGTATAGATGCCAAGCAACAGGTTGCCAAGTGTTTGGCCAACATAGCATACGTGACTGATCAAGATTTCAAAAG GTACACCGAATGGATTTTCAACAAATACTCGAGCGAACGTAAAGACGAAGTAAAATGTTTACTCATGAAGTCCTTGGTAGAAACATTAAAATTAAATTCCGAGACACCGAAACTCAAAGATTTCTCCGTG ACCATCATGTCGCGCCTACAGTCAACTCTCGAGAACGTCGATAGGCCAGATTTATTGATATCGACAGTAGACGCTATTTTACTCGTCATTGATTCTTACCCGGAGACATTTTCCAATCATTTTCGCGATTCAGTGGACATCCTCGTAGGCTGGCACATCGATTATACGCAACCAAAAGCAATAGTATCTTACGCCAGTCGAAGTCTTCAAAGATTACGTAATTTTTGGATAGCTGATTTGCCATTTACACTTACACTTCTGGGTCAATTCCTCGAAGACATGGAGAGCTATGACGAGGAGTTGTGTCTGCCTGGTTCGGGGCGCAGTTCACCGGGGGAAGATTCATCACCGGGACCTCGGGAATGTATTTTAAGAATAGCATCACTCATATCAGTTTTCAACACCGTAACAAAGAGCGTAGCAGAACATCTGAATCCGAGTTTAACACCGATAGTACAATGGAGTTTTTTGACCGACTGTTTACAAAAGATGCTACGAACAGTGGTAAAAGCAATCGAACTGAATGAGAAGGAAGCAAGTCACGAATCGGTGTCTAACAATCATGTAGAGAGTTCGCAGCGTAGCACCGAGAGCCTCACTGAGTGTATGAGAAGCATGAATCTCTCGCAAAAGAATATCGACACTCTGTTGAAAGCTGTATCCGAGAACAACGAGCTAAATGAGGAGCATCTTTtccgaatgttgaaaagtttgaatatcagcaaaaaaggcgaaagaaaaaattctcgtATCGTTGTCGAAGGAAAAGACATATTGGTCAAGGACAAAGAGCGTTATCTCGttaatttattaaaatcggtaGATTCCAAGAGACGCAACAACGAAAGAAATCTTGATCTTTCTCAAGAGAAGGAAGAACTTATAATCGTGTCGAACGAATGCGCGTATCTTCTTCTCGGTTATTTGCAAAGCCGAGTACCGAAAAATCATCACTTGCTCTACAAATTCATCGACTTGCAACTCGAAAAAGTTGACATATTTACCGATGGGACTGTCGTTTCGACTTTGACAACAATCGCCAAAGTAATTCGTGAGGTCTCTGCCAATTTGCCACTCGATATCGTACACAAACTTCTTGGACAAAATTCGGTTATCTTGAAATTGCGATTCGTCAATTCCATCGCTATACAAAACGCCAGTCTCGATGTTTATCACAGTCTGCtgggattgaaaaatattccgcTGTTGCAAGAGGCTTATCGATACGTACTTGCTGATTTTGAAATTGCTTATAAAGTCATTGTTCATGACGCTGATGAACTTGTTACGGATAATCCTCTTACAGATGTTACTTACCATAAATCAGATGCGCAAACAGTCGTTGTTTTTTTGCTACGAGCTCTGACCGATTTGG cgaACGCGAGTAACTCCATAATCGGTATGTGGGCACTTAAACCAAGTATTTTGGAGCTTCTCGCTGTCAAATTGCGGCCTTACGATCGCGCACTGTCCGCGGCAAGTCCACTGCTGCAATACTCGATTCTATATTTGTTGTATGCTCATTGTTCGAGGTACAATCATTTCGTGCGAAGTTCGTGCTTGATTACTGGAACAAATACTTGTCGCCCGATCGACATATTTCCGGGAGCTCTCGACGTCCCAACGACATCGCCAACGAGTGGCCATCTTTCCATCATACTCGATCTTATCGCCACGGCATTCGAGACTAAACTGGAAGAGCGTACAATTTCTCTACTCTCCAAATGGATGCGAGAAGTTTGTATTCAGGCAGAAAGTTACTTGGGAATATTGAGCAAGACGGAAGAACTACGCGCAATCGTTGCAAGTCTGTTGAAACGTGGTTCCAGTACGAATCCTACCGTGTCTCTTGCCGTTTgcgataatttagaaatactCATCAATGATGACCGAGTCATTTGGCCTGAACACGTGTACACTGGTATCGTCAAATTGGCTATGCTGAATCTTACCTCATACCACGAAAGTGTTCGCACCAAATATGGACAGTTGCTAACCAATGTACCCATCAATATCGTTATTTCGTTGCTCAACAAGCAGTGTCTTCGTTCGGAAACTAAG CGTTTACGAACGATCGAGCGTTACTCCATCGAATCCCTCATCATTGCGGAGAGACTTCACATGCGCGGGAGCAATAACAACACCACGACTCGCATCGGTGAAATGCAAGGACAACACCTAAAATCGTATATGGCCTTTTTACTTCAAGATTACGATTTCACCAGCTCCGATCTTTCGGAAATATTCACTCTTTGCTGGCCAACCGT ATCCTCGTTCGAGACAGTCGTAAGGATGCGCGAATTGGGCCTGACGAATCGTTCTTTCCTGTATTTCTGGAGTGGTATGGAAGCCGCTCATCACTGTGTAATCAACAAGTTACGAACACCTTTGGGCAAGCCTCAAGAAACCTTCACGACAATCGAGGGGGCGCTCAAAGCACTGGCACGTGAAACACAGGGAACAACGCGTAACGAAGATACACGAGCCGTTGAGAGAAACTCCGATAATGATTTTCACGAGCACACTCGAGTTCGTATGCTCGTTGAGTTTTGGGAGCATCTCGAACGCTCGATTCACAATGCTTCAGAAGGTTGTGCGGTAGCGCTGTTACCACTTCCCAAACCTGTGAGAACGTTTTTCCACACGAACAAATCTACTTGTAAGGAATGGTTGAATCGAGTGAGACTGGCTCTGTGCGTGGTCGCGTTGTACGCAGGATTGTCGACGAGTGCACTGAGGAACGCGCAACGCTTTTTAGAGAGTCTTTGCAATGCCGAGCTCACCCAAGGTGTGGAATTCGAACGCACTGTCATGTGCACAGCGACGGCTCTCGTAAAGCTCGGCGAGACCGAAGCTCTCCAAGGTCTCTACGTGTGgacgaaggagaaagagagaaaattcgattggTTGAAAGCAGCTGTAGAAGAAGCTGCCGGTAGGTACGAGGCTGCTTCGGAGCATTACGAAAGAATAATTGAATCGATCAATCTCTCGAATGAGGAAAAGTCTCCCGAAGAAGTAGGAAAATCGATGAAAGTTGAGATTATTGCTTTCGCTATGGAACATTTGACGTCGTGTTATCGCGCGACCTGTGATTGGGATGCATTGGAGGTATGTAAAactcgtgaaattgagatattgaAAGATGAACGTAACATCGGACTCCATAAGTATATAAGCAAGAATCTAACCGCTGAACAAGCTCGGAGTTTAAAGAAATTTCACAATCGAGAAAGCGTTAGTCTCGAGGAACTGTCCGATTGGTCGTTACTCGAGGATAAAAACACTGGAAACTGGAGCACAACGAGAACGATGGTCGAGTGTTCGAATACACTTACCAATATTGCCATGCGATTAGTTGCTGGAGAGAACAAAAAAGATGTATTCACGGTGGACATTAATCGGTGCAGAAAAATAGCGGCTATGGTTATGGAGGAAGGACTGCGGAATGCCCCCTCGGAACACTTGACTGACGCGATACTCGTTCAATACGCGTCCCGGTGTTTGACCGATATTATTTCAGAATCGAGCAAACCTTTCAATGTTTTCCAATTGTCGATGGAAGACAATATGAATCACTCGCCCTACAATCCCGACTGTAAAGCTCTCAGCGAGATTCTCTGGTGGTCCGATTATTATACACATATGACGAGTGATACAACATCGGACGAACGCGTCGAGAGTTTGCGCCTCGACATGATTAAATCTGCCCGAAAAACTGGAAATTTCAAACTCGCGAGTCGACAGATCGTCAAATACTTCCGACTCAATCAAGAATCCTTGGGTGGTCTTGCCTTGTCGGAAAATTCTACGCTCGACGATATCAAATCATTGATAATCGACAATCGCGTACATGCCAAATGGACGATCAACAGTATGCGAGCTTTTCGACAAATATCAAAACTCCTGTACAGCATGGATAAACTTGACGACGCCCTTAAGATCAGCAGCGCAACGGCTCTCGGAATTTCCGAGTCGATCGTCAATGGGGAACAATCCTCCAGCGATGTGCGCGAAACCGGCACAAGATTGTTGCTCACCCTTTCGGAATGGATACAGCCGAATGTGGCGATTGACGACAACGAACAGTTGAATGATCTTTTGAGATTCGAGGCCCAACACAATGACGGCTTGATGGATAAACTTTTTGGTCAAACCATCGAGCTCATACCGCGGAGCGACATGATCATTGGCAAATTGATACAGCTCGGTGTCAATCAATGCCCCGAATTGTCCGTTGCATGGTCGAGCTTTGCCGGATGGTGTTACAAGTGGGGTCATAAAATAGTCGATGATTCCAAAGCCGGGCAATTGACCGATGCTGATCGCGCTAACATCCACGCTCTTTTGCCTCATGATATTCGAGAGAGCGATACCATTGCAATTTTGTCCATACTGAGCCAGAACAACAGCATGCCGGAGGACGAAACCGTTATGGACAAGTACAATTTGGCGAATACTTccgaaatgattgaaaaacagTTGCGCAACGTCGGAGCGTTGAGTCGAGCGTCGAGCCAACACTTGTCGCTCCTCGTCGACATTTGGCGTCAAGCGCAAAAGAGAATTTACTCGTATTACGAGCTATCGGCAAACGCCTACTTCAAGTATCTCCAATTAGCCAATTCGGACAGCAACGATTGCGCTTCGATAACAGCGACGCTCAGACTTCTCAGGCTGGTCGTTAAGCACGCTCAGGAACTGCAGAACGTTCTTGAGAGCGGATTATCGACGACACCGACAACGCCGTGGAAAGAAATAATACCACAACTGTTCTCGCGACTCAGTCATCCCGAGTCCTACGTACGTACGCGCGTTTCCGATTTACTTTGTCGCATAGCACGAAATACGCCTCATTTGATCATATTCCCGGCGGTCGTCGGTGTTTTTGTGGAACCTCGTCGAGCGTACAACAACAACGAGACTAAATCCACAGCGATCCTGAACGCCGACGATGAGGAAGAGGAGGGTGTCGAGGATAACGATTACGACGAGGAAaacaacgacgaggacgacgatcACGAGGATAAGGAAAAGGATGATTTGCCACAAGAGCACCAAGATCCCGACGTTTTGATGATCGACGAGCTACCAACGGAGAACGATGATATCGAAGAGGAATCggtggaaaatttgaattcggTGATGATGAATAATTCGCGAGACTCGTGTCCGCACCATCTCGGCGATGAGGAACGCAGTTGCATGGAAGCTTGCTTCGCACAATTGAACGATTGTCTCGAAAGCAGCATCGAGGATTCGGTTACGATGGTCAAAGTTCTCGTTAAAGAACTGCGCCGCATAACATTGCTCTGGGACGAACTTTGGCTGGCTACATTCTGTCAGCACCATCGTGAGATCGCCAATCGTTTCGAGCAGCTCGAGCTCGAAGTTGAGAAAGTCCAGAACAATATGATGTTGAGTCAGGAGGAGAAGGACAAGCTCATTGCTGAAAAACACCGGATAATACTCACGCCGGTGATATTTATTCTCGAAAATCTCGTGGCTGTAACCTCGGGCCCCGCTGAGACACCGCATGAGGCGATGTTCCTGAAAAAATTCGGACCCTGCATCGAGGATGTCATACAGCGGTTGAAGTCACCGAAAAATCCGTCAAGACCGCGATTAACTTTCGCGCCTCTCAAGCAGCTCGAGGCCAAACTTGCACAGAAGGTCAACAAAAGAGGTTTTTACACCCTGTCGATGGCTGACATTAGTCCGATACTGGCCAATATGAGGGATACCGGTATCGCGATGCCGGGTGTTTCgagaattgacaaaaaaatcgtcaccattcgATCGGTCGATAACAACGTTCAAATTTTACCGACGAAAACGAAGCCGAAGAAACTCGTTTTCCATGGCTCGGATGGACACGTTTATACATATTTGTTCAAAGGTCTTGAAGATTTACATCTCGACGAGAGAATAATGCAGTTTTTGAGTATCTGCAACACCATGATTTCGAAGAGTAACGATTCCCGAAAGGTCTACCGTGCTCGTCATTACTCGGTCATACCGTTGGGCCCAAGATCCGGTCTGATACAATGGGTCGATGGTGTTACTCCGCTGTTCACACTCTACAAACGTTGGCTGCAGCGCGAAAGTGCCATGACCAACAGCAAAGGTGGACAATCAAGTGTGATGGGACCCTCCGATTTGTTTTACAACAAACTAGCACCTCACCTCAAGGAACGTGGCATACCTTTGGAAAATAGGAAGGAGTGGCCACTTCCGGTTCTCAAACAAGTACTGTCGGACCTTATGGCCGAGACACCGAACGATCTGCTCGCAAA GGAGATTTGGTGTAACAGCATAAATTCTGGAAATTGGTGGCAAGCGACGAAAAATTACTCGTACTCGGTCGCTGTCATGTCCATAATCGGCTACATCATTGGACTAGGCGATCGCCACTTGGACAATGTCCTCGTAGACCTGAACACCGGTGAAGTCGTACACGTCGATTACAACGTTTGCTTCGAGAAAGGAAAGATTCTTCGGGTGCCAGAAAAAGTACCTTTCCGCATGACACCAAATATCAAACACGCTCTCGGAGTTACTGGTGTTGAA GGTATATTCAGAATGGCCTGCGAACATACGCTGTTGGTGATGAGACGTGGCCGGGAAACTCTTTTGACTCTTCTCGAAGCTTTCGTTTACGATCCTCTAGTCGACTGGAGAGCTGGAAGTGAAAATGGCATCGCGACCTATGGCGGTTGTCAGGCGAAAGACAGATGCACTGGAATCGGAATAAAACAGCTCGAGAAAGAACTCACCAGAGCAATGTTCGCTGTTAGAGCGGCAGAGATCCGAGCTGAATGGTTATCTAACAG AGATCGGTTGGCAGCCATCTTGCCACTACTGTCACGTGAATTAACCGGGTGGCTCGAAGCTACGGAAACGTCACGACAGTGCCAGGATTTGCTCCAAGATCGTCATCAACAATTGCATCTCGTGAAGGAAGCACAGGCTATCGGCCCATCACACGCTCTCTACTCGGTTAAAAGACGGTATTCGACGTTCAAGCGAGCCAGGGATGCTCATGAGAAAGCAAAAAATGACCttaaggaaaaaatggaagaatgTGAAAAACAAATAGCTATGCATAAT ATCGCTTTGACCGCAGTCCGAGGTGGACAACTGAGTCGATGGATCCTCGAGATCGGAACGCCCGCGGCAACCCGGGACGAACATTTGGTTTTCGATCTGGTGAAAGAATTTCTACAAAACGCTGGTCAAAACCAATCAATCGTACAGTGCGAGCAGTCGGAAAACGAACTTATACAATTAGCGACGCAGCAATCTCTGCTAATACGCAATTGTCTCGACCTTTTGTCGCAGTATTCGGCGATATGCAGTCTGTATCCACTCACAACGATGTCTCAACATCGCTCGGTACTCTATCACACTTGGGCGGACAATTTGCTGAACACGGGAAATCTCGAGACTTGTCGAGAGATCGTCGCCCGTTGCGAAGCAAACATGGAGCAAATAATGCCAAACGACCCACGGTCGCAACAAGCAATAGCATTTGCTTATCAAATGCAAGCAATAATGaacgattgcaatgagaaattcaaGAAACACTACGAGAGAATGGTATCCGAGGGCCTGCCGGATACGGTAGTAAGAATTGAGAAAGCTTATGTTGAATCGAGACAgcaaataacgaattttttgcgTCGTGAGAAAGGCGCCGAGCGTGCTCTCGAATGTGTCAATGTGACGGCACTGTGTGCTCTCAACAAGCGTTATTTGATGATGGAAGGAGCCGCAAAATGCGCGGGTGAGTGTCTCGTCGATTTAACATCGCGGGAAGGCGATTGGTTTCTCGACGAAATGCGACTGATGTCGTCGTTGATCGTACAACTAGCGAGTCTCGTGCCTCCCAATCTCGAGAATCTTTCATCAATTGAGAAAAACAACGTGATCGAGCCGGATATTGCAATAAACCTCTCGTTCAAATGTCTCAGAAGCGCAGACGCTATTTACAAAGGTTTACAAGAGTTGAATTATAATTATCAAATGATCATATTACCCGAAGCACTGAAAACCATTGTCACCGAAGAACCGAGCGTTCTGCGAATGATCAACGAACTCGACGAGATAATAGTCTCGACGGGCTTACCGCTGATTGACATAGTCGCACAGCTCGAAATGCATCTTCGATTCACTCTTATGGACATGGAGAGCCCTCACGCGATTGTTCAAACGATAGTTGACGCGGTCAGACTGAGATTCGAGGCTTTGCTCTCCCGACAAGCGGATACACAAGAGCTTAACCTTGACGAAAGCTTAACACCAGGCCAAATGTTGCTAATGGGTTTCAATGGACTTTTCGAGAAACTTCAGATGGAAGGTAACGCGCTTGTAGCGATGCTTAGTAGTCTCGATATCCCGCCTAGTtggaataaaatcgatcaGATAAGAGACGCAAAAGCGATGGCTGCTATGGTACTCAATGAATCAGCAAGGCGCGTGCTCGATGACATGTTTCTTATCAAGAGACTGCAAACGATACAAGAATCGTTCGCTATGTGTCGTGATATCGCTACAGCCTACAAGGGTGGACTTGCTAATGTTTATGACGATGAGAGACTGAACAAGCCCGTTAAAACTTTCACAGCCGATTATGTATCTAGGCAATTACTCGGTATAACATCACAGACTCTAGCAATTGCAATTTGCTTTCTGCTTCAACGTATGGGTCTCAATGTCAATACGGAAATCGAACAGCGGGACATCGGTGCTGAGAGTAAAGTATCGATCGAAGAACTATGCCGTAAAATGGTCGATTCGTGTTTAAAAATTGGACTCTTCTCCGGCTCCGTATTGGGACAAGCCAGTGCTTTGAGCAGTGCGCTAGAAGGTGCTTGGAGAAGAAAACAAACTGCGAGGCTCTTACAGCAAGGAGTCGAAGTGGCGAGGTCATCTTTGCAACGATTACAATTCCAATTGACCGCTCACAATTGGCTACACGAAGACAGTTTGATGGTCCGATCGAATCTCAATCCCATCAATCCTCTCA ATCGTTCTACATTCATGCTGGAGTTACGAAAAACAGCAGCTACTCTTTCGGGCTTGCAGTCGCGCGTCTGCGAAGCTCGTGAGAAACAACAGAATCTTGTTGCAAGTGTTGATCAGCGACTGAAGTGGGCAGCCGGTGCAAATCCAGCGCTGGGCGAAGTGATGGCTGCGTTTGACAACGCGGTACTGACGTCTTGTGAAAAGCTGACGCGTCAGCACAACTTGGCAGCTATCGTCGTCAATACGTGCAACTCGATACTACACTACGAAGCATTACGCACAAGAACATCCGAGAGTATCAGCAACGATgcaaattttctaaaattgacaaaacaatGGGAAGAGAGTTGCCTGCTACGAGTGAATTTGACAACGAGTGTTACCCTCATCGAGGAGAGTCTCGTCGAATTACTGCAGTTGGAAAACAATGTTGATGGGAATTGGTTGAGACGAGGTGAAATAATAATATCCGATGCTATAGTCGAAACAAACAAATTACTCCAAGAAAAACAAGCTGCTCAAGCAAGCAGCGAAGATACGTTGCGAGAACGTGTCAGCGAATTACAGTGTATTATAATGGAGCATCATTGGCTTATGACCGACGTGAGAGTGCTCCTGAGAACAATGCTTAAAAAAGAAAGTATCGCTGGACTGGATGAATTTCTGACGGATTACCGTTCCTTCACCGAGGCCATATCAGCTGTCGTCAAAGAACTCGAATCCGACAATCTCGATCCAAGCAGAGTCGTTGAGGTCAGAGAACAACTTGAGAACGTCACGAGCAAAGTTTCCACTCTTTACGATCGGTTGTTGGAATTTGCGAATGAACCAGCGACTAAAACTCGACGGAAGGCGAAAAAATCCAGTGGCACCAGTGGCAAAGGGAAAAAGTTGATCAGACAGGATACGAGTGTGTGTCTCAGTCCCCGGAAGGGAATTCCATTGGTCCGAGATCGTACGACTGGCAAAG CGGTGCAAGAGAGAAACGTGTATGCACTGAACGTATGGCGCCGAGTACGAGGAAAGCTCAAAGGTTACGATCCAAATCCCTTGCGAATGTATACACCAGCCGAGCAAGTGGAATATGTGATTCGTGAGGCGCAGAGTTTCGATAATCTTGCCCTTTTGTACGAGGGCTGGACACCGTGGGTCTGA